In Fusarium oxysporum f. sp. lycopersici 4287 chromosome 11, whole genome shotgun sequence, the following are encoded in one genomic region:
- a CDS encoding hypothetical protein (At least one base has a quality score < 10) — translation MSFHSLPVELAEHLALYYTPQDLSRLSRVNHAFHAIFNSALYKRNAAVTGLPSCYPWTNKHDPQYCKQCPVDKASRSCLHWAVDHDSLSTIKLAVAYGSDINKINDVADYIPYEEDPHSIPICGRIIRVQLATPLHLAIFQKRFEIVRWLLDNGASTDVWPDTLCNCRKNARVVNRYDWLPLHYAICHSTHEIFQLLLERDVIYSAISDEGNISGLHCAIAEGSLSAIDAFMQHKSFSPTDRDATRQTPLHWVKHCKDQEVACAIVEKLAQWGVPLDAEAESQWGDWYGGTALNMLIGRRKFEPAVKLLQLGADPKIQQVEDGCLRLLDNCIEGRDREDMSNCSPDRAERRREAGLELLNLLIQKGIDPGRPRELGRSHDLENLDLDEPRPLLSALIMSDARCIQVLLDAGAMAREAIYENHHDNLLRDFIEMMVDAMEEGISLREMRDEVESRKESVCLLLDGGARIDSRDGQYSALSKACEIEQGFGIVSFLAENATRRNVEVEYVVALRDTYRRDEPVWEKLDRFYHKLMAEKNDREGMQDIKDSA, via the coding sequence ATGAGTTTCCATTCGCTGCCCGTTGAACTGGCCGAACATCTCGCGCTTTACTACACGCCTCAAGACCTCTCGCGTCTGTCTCGCGTTAACCACGCGTTTCACGCTATTTTCAACTCGGCCCTCTACAAGCGCAACGCCGCTGTCACAGGCCTGCCATCGTGTTATCCATGGACCAACAAACACGATCCACAGTATTGTAAGCAATGTCCCGTCGATAAGGCCTCAAGGTCATGTCTTCATTGGGCCGTCGATCACGACTCACTCTCTACAATCAAGCTGGCCGTTGCTTATGGGTccgatatcaacaagatcaacgacGTTGCCGACTACATCCCTTATGAGGAAGACCCTCACTCTATTCCTATTTGCGGGAGAATCATTCGGGTGCAGCTCGCAACTCCACTGCATCTTGCCATCTTTCAGAAGCGCTTCGAGATTGTCCGATGGCTTCTTGACAATGGCGCTAGTACGGATGTATGGCCAGATACGCTCTGCAATTGTCGAAAGAATGCAAGAGTGGTCAATAGGTATGATTGGCTACCACTACACTATGCTATATGCCACAGCACCCATGAAAtctttcagctgctgctAGAGCGAGACGTCATTTACTCTGCGATTTCCGATGAGGGAAACATCTCTGGGCTTCATTGCGCTATCGCAGAAGGGTCTCTTTCTGCAATTGATGCATTCATGCAGCATAAAAGTTTCAGTCCTACTGATCGAGACGCTACGCGTCAGACACCGCTCCATTGGGTTAAACATTGCAAAGACCAGGAAGTAGCCTGTGCGATAGTTGAGAAGTTAGCCCAATGGGGTGTTCCTCTGGATGCGGAAGCTGAATCTCAGTGGGGAGATTGGTATGGCGGCACAGCCCTAAATATGCTTATCGGAAGGAGAAAGTTTGAACCTGCTGTTAAACTACTACAGCTTGGAGCAGATCCGAAGATCCAACAAGTCGAAGATGGGTGCCTGCGGCTGTTGGACAACTGCATTGAAGGTCGTGATAGAGAAGACATGTCCAACTGTTCGCCGGATCGTGcggagagaaggagagaggCCGGGTTGGAGTTACTGAATCTCCTGATCCAAAAGGGAATCGATCCTGGCAGACCCCGTGAACTCGGCAGATCCCACGATCTAGAGAACCTAGACCTCGACGAGCCAAGACCGCTGTTATCAGCACTCATAATGTCCGACGCGCGATGCATACAAGTTCTTCTCGACGCCGGAGCAATGGCTCGTGAAGCTATTTATGAGAATCACCATGATAATCTTCTCCGAGACTTTATCGAGATGATGGTGGATGCCATGGAAGAGGGCATATCTCTTCGAGAGATGAGAGACGAAGTTGAGTCGCGCAAAGAGTCTGTGTGTCTGCTTCTCGATGGAGGGGCTCGAATAGACTCGAGAGACGGTCAATACTCGGCGTTGAGCAAGGCGTGTGAGATTGAGCAGGGGTTCGGGATAGTTAGCTTTCTGGCTGAGAATGCAACTCGCAGGAATGTGGAAGTGGAATATGTTGTTGCTTTGAGGGACACGTATAGGAGGGATGAACCTGTATGGGAGAAATTGGATCGGTTCTATCATAAGTtgatggctgagaagaatgatCGAGAAGGAATGCAGGACATCAAGGACTCTGCATGA